In a single window of the Pirellulales bacterium genome:
- the phnW gene encoding 2-aminoethylphosphonate--pyruvate transaminase — protein MDADIPYLLLTPGPLTTSKSVKEVMLRDYCTWDHEYNDIVTRLRADLVRLAGGDARHAAVLMQGSGTFSVEATIGSALPADGKLLVVNNGAYGKRIADIARCLRIACTEITQSEAAPADLTRIEQELKTDSAITHLALVHCETTTGILNPAAEAGQLARRYGKTFLLDAMSSFAGIEFTIDEVDAQFLVSSANKCLQGVPGFGLIVADRRALEATEGRARSLSLDLFDQWREMETKHGKWRYTSPTHTVRALAAAIAELDAEGGIAARARRYRENHRVLVEGMERLGFRPLVAAEHRSPIITSFIFPDYPQFRFETFYEALKRRRFVIYPGKVSQAETFRIGTIGHVFPDDMRELVAAIEEALRELGIRL, from the coding sequence ATGGACGCCGACATCCCTTATCTTCTGCTGACCCCAGGCCCGTTGACGACCTCGAAAAGCGTGAAGGAGGTGATGCTGCGGGACTACTGCACCTGGGATCACGAATACAACGACATTGTGACGCGGTTACGAGCCGACCTGGTACGTCTGGCGGGGGGGGATGCGCGGCATGCGGCGGTTTTGATGCAAGGGAGCGGCACGTTCTCCGTGGAGGCGACAATCGGCTCGGCATTGCCGGCCGATGGCAAGCTGCTGGTCGTGAACAACGGCGCTTATGGCAAGCGAATCGCTGACATCGCCCGATGCTTGCGAATCGCCTGTACCGAGATCACGCAGAGCGAAGCAGCGCCGGCTGATTTGACGCGAATCGAACAGGAGTTGAAGACCGACAGCGCAATCACGCATTTGGCGCTGGTGCATTGCGAGACGACGACCGGGATCTTGAATCCAGCCGCCGAGGCAGGCCAATTGGCGCGGCGGTACGGAAAGACATTCTTACTGGACGCGATGAGCTCGTTTGCCGGGATCGAGTTCACAATCGACGAGGTCGATGCGCAATTCTTGGTGTCGTCGGCCAATAAGTGCCTGCAAGGTGTGCCGGGCTTCGGCCTAATCGTGGCCGATCGCCGGGCACTGGAAGCCACGGAAGGCCGCGCTCGATCGCTGTCGCTTGATCTATTTGATCAATGGCGCGAGATGGAGACGAAGCATGGCAAATGGCGGTACACGTCGCCCACGCACACGGTGCGGGCGCTTGCCGCCGCCATTGCGGAGCTAGACGCGGAAGGGGGCATTGCCGCGCGGGCACGAAGATATCGGGAAAACCATCGCGTGCTCGTCGAAGGGATGGAACGGTTGGGGTTTCGGCCGCTGGTGGCGGCGGAGCATCGCTCGCCGATCATCACATCGTTTATTTTTCCCGACTATCCGCAGTTTCGCTTCGAGACATTTTATGAAGCGCTCAAGCGGCGGCGATTCGTGATTTATCCCGGCAAAGTGAGTCAGGCCGAGACATTCCGCATCGGCACAATTGGACACGTGTTTCCGGACGACATGCGCGAATTAGTGGCCGCAATTGAAGAAGCACTGCGCGAATTGGGGATTCGGCTGTAG
- a CDS encoding GNAT family N-acetyltransferase, translated as MTKTEPDIQSSSERPTPEIRYRPFRNSDPPQLAEIWRARARERGVVQPMSAELFEQLVLAKPYFDNEGLIVALDQEVPVGFVHAAFGPTDDLTGISRVMGVTSMLMVRPDYRRLGIGHNLLARSEEYLRQHGAKVLYGGGVYPLNPFYLGLYGGSELPGVLESDAEAQRLYRSSGYREIDRCVILHRDLADFRQPISRQQMQIRRSTTVQATADPQSSTWWEACTFGGFDRTRYDLIDTASGASLAHASTWNMDFLAATWGVRAVGLIDIAVDQHQRRQGYATYLLSEIFRRLQAEGVSVVESQTMLRENSAALAMYQKLGFREIDRGIIFRKEEA; from the coding sequence ATGACCAAAACGGAGCCTGACATCCAATCCTCTTCGGAGCGGCCCACGCCGGAAATCCGGTACCGCCCGTTCCGCAACAGCGATCCGCCCCAACTGGCGGAAATCTGGCGGGCCCGCGCTCGCGAGCGCGGCGTGGTGCAGCCAATGTCCGCAGAACTATTCGAACAGTTGGTTCTCGCCAAGCCCTATTTTGACAACGAAGGCCTGATCGTCGCTCTGGATCAAGAGGTTCCCGTCGGCTTTGTGCATGCCGCCTTCGGCCCCACCGACGACTTGACCGGCATCTCGCGCGTGATGGGCGTCACCAGCATGCTCATGGTGCGGCCCGATTACCGCCGTCTCGGCATCGGCCATAATCTCCTCGCGCGCAGCGAGGAGTACCTGCGGCAGCACGGCGCCAAGGTGCTCTACGGCGGCGGAGTCTACCCACTCAATCCGTTCTATCTGGGACTCTACGGCGGCAGTGAACTGCCGGGCGTCCTCGAGTCCGACGCCGAGGCGCAGCGACTCTACCGTTCCAGCGGCTATCGCGAGATCGATCGCTGCGTCATTCTCCACCGTGACCTGGCCGACTTTCGTCAACCAATCAGCCGGCAGCAGATGCAAATTCGTCGTTCCACCACGGTGCAGGCAACCGCCGACCCGCAGTCAAGCACCTGGTGGGAAGCATGCACCTTCGGCGGCTTCGATCGTACGCGCTACGATCTAATCGACACCGCCAGTGGTGCCTCCTTGGCGCACGCCTCCACCTGGAATATGGATTTCCTCGCTGCCACCTGGGGCGTACGCGCTGTCGGACTCATTGATATTGCGGTCGACCAGCATCAAAGGCGGCAAGGCTACGCCACGTATTTGCTTAGCGAGATTTTCCGCCGCCTGCAGGCCGAAGGGGTGAGCGTGGTTGAGTCGCAGACCATGCTCCGCGAGAACAGCGCGGCGCTGGCTATGTACCAAAAGCTGGGCTTCCGCGAAATCGACCGCGGCATCATCTTCCGTAAGGAAGAGGCATAG
- a CDS encoding Rieske 2Fe-2S domain-containing protein, whose product MANWVRVASAAACPPGACIEVVAADRIVALFNVAGAFYALDGVCPHQGGPLGKGSLNGSIVTCPWHGWQFDVRTGRHQLNAALLQPAFSARVEDGMIMVDLPGPASGDATDDQNGA is encoded by the coding sequence GTGGCCAACTGGGTACGAGTCGCGTCGGCAGCCGCCTGTCCTCCTGGCGCCTGCATTGAGGTCGTCGCCGCCGACCGCATCGTTGCCCTGTTTAACGTTGCTGGCGCCTTTTATGCGCTGGATGGAGTTTGCCCGCACCAAGGCGGCCCGCTGGGCAAGGGATCGCTGAACGGTTCCATCGTCACCTGCCCCTGGCATGGGTGGCAGTTTGATGTGCGCACCGGACGCCATCAATTAAACGCCGCGCTGTTGCAACCCGCTTTCTCAGCGCGCGTGGAAGATGGCATGATAATGGTCGATCTACCTGGCCCGGCGTCGGGGGACGCAACGGATGACCAAAACGGAGCCTGA